The Helianthus annuus cultivar XRQ/B chromosome 16, HanXRQr2.0-SUNRISE, whole genome shotgun sequence genome includes a window with the following:
- the LOC110915087 gene encoding disease resistance protein RUN1 isoform X2 — translation MPWSKIKQLWEGEKVMKKLKFLDLSYSIELRSLDLGLTPNLERLDVGGCEKLVKLDMHGGCLKTLVFLNLNRCRRLKSISFIKQMESLEVLRTGRLYLREFHDYIFTGHSSLLELDLSLNYIEEIPSSIGNLEKLVSLDLKWCWELKSVPGSICRLQHLRTLNLGNSGIEELPEDLGQLECLENLYLSSTKVKHLPGSICMLKHLKTLDLSWCKLLVKLPEDVGQLESLEILHLLYCYELREIPKSICKLKCLKELSLFKCRGLEKLPDELGNLKCLQYLEVWGSGITQLPQSIYSVKGLKFERHRREEHLFSERFEI, via the exons AATTAAACAACTTTGGGAAGGTGAAAAG GTTATGAAGAAGCTCAaattccttgatttgagttattctATTGAGTTAAGGAGCCTTGACCTTGGGCTGACACCCAATCTTGAGAGGTTAGATGTTGGAGGTTGTGAGAAATTGGTAAAACTTGACATGCACGGAGGATGTCTAAAAACCCTTGTCTTTCTAAACCTAAATAGATGCCGGAGGTTGAAGTCTATATCTTTTATCAAGCAAATGGAATCTCTCGAGGTTCTTCGTACAGGTCGATTATATCTGAGGGAATTCCATGATTATATATTCACAGGGCACTCCAGTTTGCTAGAGCTGGATCTTTCATTGAACTATATAGAAGAAATACCCTCATCAATTGGAAATCTTGAAAAGCTTGTCTCTCTAGATCTCAAGTGGTGCTGGGAACTTAAGAGTGTTCCAGGAAGCATTTGTAGGTTACAACATCTGAGAACTCTTAACCTTGGAAACAGTGGCATAGAGGAATTGCCAGAGGACCTTGGCCAACTGGAATGTTTAGAAAACCTTTATTTAAGCAGTACAAAAGTGAAACATCTCCCTGGTAGCATTTGTATGTTGAAACATCTCAAAACCCTAGATCTTTCATGGTGTAAGCTTCTTGTGAAGTTACCTGAGGATGTTGGCCAATTAGAATCTTTGGAGATATTACATCTACTGTATTGCTATGAGTTAAGAGAAATTCCCAAGAGCATTTGTAAGTTGAAATGTCTCAAGGAGTTGAGCCTTTTCAAATGTCGGGGTCTTGAAAAACTGCCAGACGAACTAGGAAACTTAAAATGTTTACAATATTTAGAAGTTTGGGGTAGTGGCATAACTCAGCTTCCACAGAGCATTTATTCAGTGAAAGGTTTGAAATTTGAGAGACACAGAAGAGAAGAGCATTTATTCAGTGAAAGGTTTGAAATTTGA